The Sphingopyxis fribergensis genome contains a region encoding:
- the pheS gene encoding phenylalanine--tRNA ligase subunit alpha: MSDIQAIQTQLMGDIAAAADLDAIEALRVSALGKAGTITALLKTLGGMTPDERQAKGPEIHSLREAVTAGLAARKAELDAAALDVKLAAEAIDMSLPADTSPRGSIHPVSQVMDELAEIFADMGFAVATGPEIEDDWRNFTALNIPETHPARAMHDTFYFPDTDVEGRAMLLRTHTSPVQIRTMMSQQPPIRIIAPGRVYRSDSDATHTPMFHQVEGLVIDRGIHMGHLKWTLETFLKAYFERDDIVLRLRPSYFPFTEPSAEVDVGYKQEKGRRIVGGNGDDAGHAWMELLGSGMVNRRVIANCGLDPDEWQGFAFGVGVDRLAMLKYGMDDLRAFFDGDLRWLAHYGFGALSVPTLSGGVSA, encoded by the coding sequence ATGAGCGATATCCAGGCCATCCAGACCCAGCTTATGGGTGACATAGCGGCGGCGGCCGACCTCGACGCGATCGAAGCGCTGCGTGTGTCGGCGCTGGGCAAGGCGGGCACCATCACCGCACTGCTCAAGACGCTGGGCGGCATGACACCCGACGAGCGGCAAGCGAAGGGTCCCGAGATCCACAGCCTGCGCGAGGCGGTGACCGCGGGGCTTGCGGCGCGCAAAGCGGAACTGGATGCTGCGGCGCTCGACGTGAAGCTGGCGGCCGAAGCGATTGACATGTCGCTGCCCGCCGACACAAGCCCGCGCGGCAGCATCCATCCGGTCAGCCAGGTGATGGACGAACTCGCCGAAATATTCGCCGACATGGGTTTCGCCGTTGCGACGGGTCCTGAGATCGAGGACGACTGGCGCAACTTCACCGCGCTCAACATTCCGGAGACGCATCCCGCGCGCGCAATGCACGACACGTTCTATTTCCCCGACACGGACGTCGAAGGCCGCGCGATGCTGCTGCGCACGCACACCTCGCCGGTGCAGATCCGCACGATGATGTCGCAACAGCCGCCGATCCGCATCATCGCGCCCGGCCGCGTCTATCGCAGCGACAGCGATGCGACGCACACGCCGATGTTCCACCAGGTCGAAGGTCTCGTCATCGATCGCGGCATCCATATGGGGCACCTGAAATGGACGCTCGAAACCTTCCTGAAGGCCTATTTCGAGCGCGACGACATCGTGCTCCGCCTGCGCCCCAGCTATTTCCCGTTCACCGAACCCTCGGCCGAAGTCGATGTCGGCTATAAGCAGGAAAAGGGCCGCCGCATCGTCGGCGGCAACGGCGACGACGCGGGACATGCGTGGATGGAGCTGCTCGGCAGCGGCATGGTCAATCGCCGCGTCATTGCGAATTGCGGGCTCGATCCTGACGAGTGGCAGGGCTTCGCCTTCGGGGTCGGCGTCGACCGGCTCGCGATGCTCAAATATGGCATGGACGATCTGCGCGCCTTTTTCGACGGCGACCTGCGCTGGCTGGCGCATTACGGGTTCGGCGCGCTGAGCGTCCCAACGCTGAGCGGGGGGGTTTCGGCATGA